Proteins from one Piscinibacter lacus genomic window:
- a CDS encoding putative quinol monooxygenase, giving the protein MSQPDTCCTLVPYFKAKPGQLAAFQALMPRFTDLTRNEPRCLHYAFSVDGDNIHCREGYADAAGVLAHLDNVGAVLGEALQLADITRLEVHGPEAELDKLREPLAGLNPAFYVLQPGGFRR; this is encoded by the coding sequence ATGAGCCAGCCCGACACCTGCTGCACCCTCGTGCCCTACTTCAAGGCCAAGCCCGGCCAGCTCGCCGCCTTCCAGGCGCTGATGCCGCGTTTCACCGACCTGACCCGCAACGAGCCGCGCTGCCTGCACTACGCCTTCAGCGTCGACGGCGACAACATCCACTGCCGCGAGGGCTATGCCGATGCCGCCGGTGTGCTGGCCCATCTCGACAACGTCGGCGCGGTGCTCGGCGAGGCTTTGCAGCTTGCCGACATCACCCGCCTGGAAGTGCACGGCCCCGAGGCCGAGCTGGACAAGCTGCGCGAGCCGCTGGCCGGCTTGAACCCGGCCTTCTACGTGCTGCAACCGGGCGGCTTCCGGCGCTGA
- a CDS encoding PhoH family protein, translating to MPLPKPPTQKASLLGPRDFEAQAAPRALKRGTATDDEASAPPALLDPAPLAADADLGNRSRRSPTRSSRSADTVPEPPERPAAASRQPAEAAPVSARSPALDTPQRAPAPAPSPAREARAAAEPARARPRRLAGGPAKLFVLDTNVLMHDPTSLFRFEEHDILLPMITLEELDGHKKGMSEVSRNVRQVSRELDALVAAMGHGAFDSAAGIPLAKTGHREAGGKLFFQTKLLEIKLPQGLPQGKADNQILGVVQHLVEAHPAREVVLVSKDINMRVKARALGLAAEDYANDKTLEDGDLLYTGVLALPTDFWDRHGKTMESWQQGGATYYRIAGPMVPVLLVNQFVYLETPGAAPLYAKVTEITGKTAVLRTLKDYTHGKNSVWGVTARNREQNFALNLLMDPDCDFITLAGTAGTGKTLMTLAAGLSQVLDERRYSEIIVTRVTVPLGEDIGFLPGTEEEKMGPWMGALDDNLEFLARNDSGAGEWGRAATNDLVRSKIKVKSLNFMRGRTFMNKFLLIDEAQNLTPKQMKALITRAGPGTKIVCLGNLAQIDTPYLTEGSSGLTYVVDRFKGWPHSGHVTLARGERSRLADYASDVL from the coding sequence ATGCCCCTGCCCAAGCCCCCGACCCAGAAAGCTTCCCTGCTCGGCCCGCGTGACTTCGAGGCCCAGGCCGCGCCGCGCGCGCTCAAGCGCGGCACGGCAACGGACGACGAAGCCAGCGCCCCACCCGCCCTGCTGGATCCGGCGCCTCTGGCGGCCGATGCCGATCTGGGCAATCGCAGCCGGCGCAGCCCCACCCGCAGCAGCCGCAGCGCGGACACCGTGCCCGAGCCGCCGGAACGGCCGGCTGCCGCAAGCCGGCAGCCGGCCGAGGCAGCGCCGGTCAGCGCCCGCAGCCCGGCCCTAGACACGCCCCAGCGCGCGCCCGCACCCGCGCCCTCGCCTGCACGCGAGGCCCGTGCCGCAGCCGAGCCGGCCCGCGCCCGCCCGCGGCGCCTGGCCGGCGGGCCGGCCAAGCTCTTCGTGCTCGACACCAATGTGCTGATGCATGACCCGACCAGCCTGTTCCGCTTCGAGGAGCACGACATCCTCCTGCCGATGATCACGCTGGAGGAACTCGACGGGCACAAGAAGGGCATGAGCGAGGTCTCGCGCAATGTCCGCCAGGTCAGCCGCGAGCTGGATGCCCTGGTCGCGGCCATGGGCCATGGCGCCTTCGACTCCGCCGCAGGCATCCCGCTGGCCAAGACGGGTCATCGCGAGGCCGGCGGCAAGCTCTTCTTCCAGACCAAGCTGCTCGAGATCAAGCTGCCCCAGGGCCTGCCGCAGGGCAAGGCGGACAACCAGATCCTGGGCGTGGTGCAGCACCTGGTCGAGGCCCACCCGGCGCGCGAGGTGGTGCTGGTCTCCAAGGACATCAACATGCGGGTCAAGGCCCGCGCGCTGGGCCTGGCCGCCGAGGACTACGCCAACGACAAGACGCTGGAAGACGGTGACCTGCTCTACACCGGCGTGCTCGCCCTGCCGACGGACTTCTGGGACCGCCACGGCAAGACGATGGAGAGCTGGCAGCAAGGCGGCGCCACCTACTACCGCATCGCCGGGCCCATGGTGCCGGTGCTGCTGGTCAACCAGTTCGTCTACCTGGAGACGCCGGGGGCCGCGCCGCTGTATGCCAAGGTCACCGAGATCACCGGCAAGACGGCCGTGCTGCGCACGTTGAAGGACTACACGCACGGCAAGAACTCGGTCTGGGGCGTGACCGCGCGCAACCGCGAGCAGAACTTCGCCCTGAACCTGCTGATGGATCCGGACTGCGACTTCATCACCCTGGCCGGCACGGCGGGCACCGGCAAGACGCTGATGACGCTGGCCGCCGGCCTGTCGCAGGTGCTCGACGAGCGGCGCTACAGCGAGATCATCGTCACCCGCGTGACTGTGCCGCTGGGCGAGGACATCGGCTTCCTGCCCGGCACCGAGGAAGAGAAGATGGGCCCCTGGATGGGCGCGCTGGACGACAACCTGGAGTTCCTGGCCCGCAACGACAGCGGGGCCGGCGAATGGGGCCGCGCCGCCACCAACGACCTGGTGCGCAGCAAGATCAAGGTCAAGAGCCTGAACTTCATGCGCGGTCGCACCTTCATGAACAAGTTCCTGCTGATCGACGAGGCGCAGAACCTCACGCCCAAGCAGATGAAGGCCCTGATCACCCGGGCGGGACCCGGCACCAAGATCGTCTGCCTCGGCAATCTGGCGCAGATTGACACGCCCTACCTGACCGAGGGCAGCTCGGGCCTGACTTATGTCGTCGACCGCTTCAAGGGCTGGCCGCACAGCGGCCATGTGACGCTGGCGCGCGGCGAGCGCTCGCGGCTGGCGGACTACGCTTCGGACGTGCTCTGA
- a CDS encoding peroxiredoxin, producing the protein MTPALNKPLPDFDAQATGGVTFTPQAFRGRSIVLYFYPKDNTPGCTTEAMQFRDRHADFLASGAVVFGVSRDNLVSHDKFKQSLELPFELIADTEEKLCHMFGVVKNKIMYGKKVKGIERSTFLIDPQGVLIAEWRGIKVAGHVDEVLQSVQGLREAA; encoded by the coding sequence ATGACGCCTGCCCTGAACAAACCCCTTCCGGATTTCGATGCGCAGGCCACTGGCGGCGTGACCTTCACGCCGCAGGCATTCCGGGGTCGCTCCATCGTCCTGTATTTCTACCCGAAGGACAACACCCCGGGCTGCACCACGGAAGCCATGCAGTTCCGTGACCGCCATGCCGACTTCCTGGCCTCGGGCGCCGTCGTCTTCGGCGTCTCGCGCGACAACCTGGTCTCGCACGACAAGTTCAAGCAGAGCCTGGAACTGCCCTTCGAGCTGATCGCCGACACCGAGGAAAAGCTCTGCCACATGTTCGGCGTGGTCAAGAACAAGATCATGTACGGCAAGAAGGTCAAGGGCATCGAGCGCTCGACCTTCCTGATCGACCCGCAAGGCGTGCTGATCGCCGAGTGGCGCGGCATCAAGGTGGCCGGTCATGTGGACGAAGTCTTGCAGTCGGTCCAGGGCCTGCGCGAAGCCGCCTGA
- a CDS encoding Mth938-like domain-containing protein — MKFQADPPSRPNVVSAVHADRIGVGSVIWRESLLLPWQGEARAWAQAGFDGLRVEDFEAIAALQPELVLLGTGSRQRFPKPALLRPLIERRIGIETMNTAAACRTYNVLLSEDRAVVAALLLDA, encoded by the coding sequence ATGAAGTTCCAAGCCGACCCGCCCAGCCGTCCCAACGTGGTCTCCGCGGTGCATGCCGATCGCATCGGCGTGGGAAGCGTGATCTGGCGCGAAAGCCTGCTGCTGCCCTGGCAGGGCGAGGCGCGGGCCTGGGCCCAGGCGGGTTTTGACGGCCTGCGCGTCGAGGACTTCGAGGCCATCGCCGCACTCCAGCCCGAGCTGGTGCTGCTGGGCACCGGCAGCCGCCAGCGCTTCCCGAAGCCGGCCCTGCTGCGGCCGCTCATCGAGCGCCGCATCGGCATCGAGACCATGAACACCGCCGCCGCCTGCCGCACCTACAACGTGCTGCTGTCGGAGGATCGCGCGGTCGTCGCGGCCCTGCTGCTCGACGCCTGA
- a CDS encoding pyridoxal phosphate-dependent aminotransferase: MSKPIHKSSKLANVCYDIRGPVLDKARQMEEDGHKIIKLNIGNLAVFGFDAPDEIVQDMIRNLPSAAGYTDSKGLFAPRRAVVHYTQEKGITGVTVDDVYLGNGASELIAMSMNALLDAGDEVLVPAPDYPLWTASVSLSGGTPVHYLCDEGAEWYPDLDDIRRKITPATRAIVIINPNNPTGALYPEPLLRELVEIARQHKLIVFADEIYDKTLYDGNVHTSIASLADDVFFVTFNGLSKNYRACGYRAGWMVVSGNKRQGRDYIEGLNMLASMRLCANTPGQLAVQTALGGYQSIKDLVAPQGRLTRQRDLAYERMSAIPGVSVVKPKAALYMFPRLDPKVYPIQDDQQFAYELLAEEKVLIVQGTGFNWTQPDHFRLVFLPNTDDLGQALDRIERFLAGYRKRHSV; encoded by the coding sequence GTGAGCAAACCCATCCACAAGTCGAGCAAGCTGGCGAATGTCTGTTATGACATCCGCGGTCCGGTGCTCGACAAGGCCCGTCAGATGGAAGAGGACGGCCACAAGATCATCAAGCTGAACATCGGCAACCTGGCGGTCTTCGGCTTCGATGCGCCCGACGAGATCGTGCAGGACATGATCCGCAACCTGCCTTCGGCCGCCGGCTACACCGACAGCAAGGGCCTGTTCGCGCCGCGCCGCGCCGTCGTGCACTACACGCAGGAGAAGGGCATCACCGGCGTGACGGTGGACGACGTCTACCTCGGCAACGGCGCATCCGAGCTGATCGCGATGAGCATGAATGCGCTGCTCGACGCCGGCGACGAGGTGCTGGTGCCCGCGCCCGACTACCCCTTGTGGACGGCCTCGGTCTCACTGTCCGGCGGCACGCCGGTGCACTACCTGTGCGACGAGGGCGCCGAGTGGTACCCCGACCTCGACGACATCCGCCGCAAGATCACGCCGGCCACCCGTGCGATCGTCATCATCAATCCGAACAACCCGACCGGCGCGCTCTACCCCGAGCCGCTGCTGCGGGAGCTGGTCGAGATCGCGCGCCAGCACAAGCTGATCGTCTTCGCCGACGAGATCTACGACAAGACGCTCTACGACGGCAATGTCCACACCAGCATCGCCTCGCTGGCCGACGATGTCTTCTTCGTCACCTTCAACGGCCTGAGCAAGAACTACCGCGCCTGCGGCTACCGCGCCGGCTGGATGGTCGTCTCGGGCAACAAGCGCCAGGGCCGGGACTACATCGAGGGCCTGAACATGCTGGCCTCGATGCGGCTGTGCGCCAACACGCCCGGCCAGCTCGCGGTGCAGACGGCGCTCGGGGGCTATCAGAGCATCAAGGACCTCGTCGCGCCCCAGGGCCGCCTGACCCGCCAGCGCGACCTGGCCTACGAGCGCATGTCGGCCATCCCGGGCGTCAGCGTGGTCAAGCCCAAGGCGGCGCTCTACATGTTCCCGCGCCTCGATCCCAAGGTCTACCCGATCCAGGACGACCAGCAGTTCGCCTACGAGCTGCTGGCCGAGGAGAAGGTGCTGATCGTGCAGGGCACCGGCTTCAACTGGACGCAGCCCGACCACTTCCGCCTCGTCTTCCTGCCCAACACCGACGACCTCGGCCAGGCACTGGATCGCATCGAGCGCTTCCTCGCCGGCTACCGCAAGCGCCACAGCGTCTGA
- a CDS encoding homoserine dehydrogenase translates to MKALQLGLLGIGTVGSGTFAVLQRNQAEIIRRAGRGIVIKTVADLDTARAKAVVGDAAEVVADARAVIADPAIDVVVELIGGYGIARTLVLEAIAAGKHVVTANKALLAVHGSEIFAAARAQGVIVAFEAAVAGGIPIIKALREGLTANQIQWVAGIINGTTNFILSEMRDKGLDFDVVLKQAQALGYAEADPTFDIEGIDAAHKATLMSAIAFGIPVQFDKAHVEGITRLAAADIRYAEQLGYRIKLLGIARRQAEGIELRVHPTLVPAKRLIANVEGAMNAVMVQGDAVGTTLYYGKGAGSEPTASAVIADLVDIARLAEAGEGARVPALGFQPEALAQADALPILPIEQVLTSFYLRLRVADEAGVLARLTGILAGRGISIDAVLQRPGEAVAAGQPAATDLIMLSHITREGAMRAALAEMQALPSVLAPIVSLRKEELA, encoded by the coding sequence ATGAAAGCTCTCCAGCTCGGCCTGCTCGGCATCGGCACCGTCGGCAGCGGCACCTTCGCGGTCCTGCAGCGCAACCAGGCGGAGATCATCCGTCGCGCCGGCCGCGGCATCGTGATCAAGACCGTGGCCGACCTCGACACCGCCCGCGCCAAGGCCGTCGTCGGCGATGCGGCCGAGGTCGTTGCCGATGCCCGCGCCGTGATCGCCGATCCGGCCATCGACGTCGTCGTCGAGCTGATCGGCGGCTATGGCATCGCCCGCACCCTGGTGCTGGAGGCCATCGCCGCCGGCAAGCATGTGGTCACGGCCAACAAGGCCCTGCTGGCCGTGCATGGCAGCGAGATCTTCGCGGCCGCGCGGGCCCAGGGCGTGATCGTCGCCTTCGAGGCTGCGGTTGCCGGCGGCATCCCCATCATCAAGGCCCTGCGCGAGGGCCTGACCGCCAACCAGATCCAGTGGGTGGCCGGCATCATCAACGGCACGACGAACTTCATCCTGTCCGAGATGCGCGACAAGGGCTTGGACTTCGACGTGGTGCTCAAGCAGGCCCAGGCCCTGGGCTATGCCGAGGCCGATCCGACCTTCGACATCGAAGGCATCGATGCCGCCCACAAGGCCACGCTGATGAGCGCCATCGCCTTCGGCATCCCGGTGCAGTTCGACAAGGCCCATGTGGAAGGCATCACCCGCCTGGCCGCGGCCGACATCCGCTATGCCGAGCAGCTCGGCTACCGCATCAAGCTGCTGGGCATCGCGCGCCGCCAGGCCGAGGGCATCGAGCTGCGCGTGCACCCGACCCTGGTGCCGGCCAAGCGCCTGATCGCCAACGTCGAAGGCGCGATGAATGCGGTGATGGTGCAGGGCGATGCCGTGGGCACCACCCTCTATTACGGCAAGGGCGCGGGCAGCGAGCCGACCGCCTCGGCCGTGATTGCCGACCTGGTCGACATCGCCCGTCTCGCCGAGGCTGGCGAGGGCGCCCGCGTGCCGGCCCTGGGCTTCCAGCCTGAGGCCCTGGCCCAGGCCGATGCCCTGCCCATCCTGCCGATCGAGCAGGTGCTGACGTCTTTCTACCTGCGCCTGCGCGTGGCCGACGAGGCCGGCGTGCTGGCCCGCCTCACCGGCATCCTGGCCGGCCGTGGCATTTCCATCGATGCCGTGCTGCAGCGCCCGGGCGAGGCCGTGGCCGCCGGCCAGCCCGCCGCCACCGACCTGATCATGCTGAGCCACATCACCCGCGAAGGCGCGATGCGCGCTGCGCTGGCCGAGATGCAGGCCCTGCCCAGCGTGCTGGCGCCCATCGTCAGCCTGCGCAAGGAAGAGCTCGCCTGA
- the thrC gene encoding threonine synthase: MKYISTRGDRTERRFCEILLEGLAPDGGLYLPTHYPKVDGATLTRWRGLGYAELAFEILSRYIDDIPPADLKALVDKTYTVAAFGDPAIVPLKPVRPAGEGHGALMLEALSNGPTLAFKDMAMQLLGNLFEYELARRGETLNILGATSGDTGSAAEYAMRGKRGIAVFMLSPLGRMSPFQQAQMFSLQDANIHNLAVEGVFDDCQDIVKAVSADLDFKRRHKIGTVNSINWARLLAQVVYYFAGYFQATKTNDERVSFTVPSGNFGNVCAGHVARMMGLPIERLIVATNENDVLDEFFRTGAYRVRGSADTHETSSPSMDISKASNFERFVFDLLGRDTARTADLFGTQVGQGGFTLDAASFARVAGYGFRSGRSSHADRLATIRRVAAESGLIVDPHTADGLKVASEQPGPETMIVLETALPAKFASTLVEALGQEPPRPAGLEGIEALPKRVQTVPASVQVVKDYVAAHAPA; this comes from the coding sequence ATGAAGTACATCAGCACCCGCGGCGACCGCACCGAGCGGCGCTTCTGCGAGATCCTGCTCGAAGGCCTGGCCCCCGATGGCGGCCTCTACCTGCCGACCCACTACCCCAAGGTCGATGGCGCCACGCTCACGCGCTGGCGCGGCCTGGGCTATGCCGAGCTGGCCTTCGAGATCCTGTCGCGCTACATCGACGACATCCCGCCGGCCGATCTCAAGGCCCTGGTCGACAAGACCTACACCGTCGCCGCCTTCGGCGACCCGGCCATCGTCCCGCTCAAGCCGGTCCGCCCGGCCGGCGAGGGGCACGGTGCCTTGATGCTTGAAGCCCTGTCCAACGGCCCCACGCTGGCCTTCAAGGACATGGCCATGCAGTTGCTGGGCAACCTCTTCGAGTACGAACTGGCCCGGCGCGGCGAGACGCTCAACATCCTGGGTGCCACCAGCGGCGACACCGGCAGCGCGGCCGAATACGCCATGCGTGGCAAGCGCGGCATCGCCGTGTTCATGCTCAGCCCGCTCGGCCGCATGAGCCCCTTCCAGCAGGCGCAGATGTTCAGCCTGCAGGACGCCAACATCCACAACCTGGCGGTCGAGGGCGTGTTCGACGACTGCCAGGACATCGTCAAGGCCGTCAGCGCCGACCTGGACTTCAAGCGCCGCCACAAGATCGGCACCGTCAACTCGATCAACTGGGCGCGGCTGCTGGCCCAGGTCGTCTACTACTTCGCCGGCTACTTCCAGGCCACGAAGACCAATGACGAGCGGGTGAGCTTCACCGTGCCCAGCGGCAACTTCGGCAATGTCTGCGCCGGCCATGTGGCGCGCATGATGGGCCTGCCGATCGAGCGCCTGATCGTCGCGACCAACGAGAACGATGTGCTCGACGAGTTCTTCCGCACCGGCGCCTACCGCGTGCGCGGCAGTGCCGACACGCACGAGACCTCCAGCCCCTCGATGGACATCTCCAAGGCCAGCAATTTCGAGCGTTTCGTCTTCGACCTGCTCGGCCGCGACACGGCCCGCACCGCCGATCTCTTCGGCACGCAGGTGGGGCAGGGCGGCTTCACGCTGGACGCGGCCAGCTTCGCGCGGGTGGCCGGCTACGGCTTCCGCTCGGGCCGCAGCAGCCATGCCGACCGCCTGGCCACCATCCGCCGCGTGGCGGCGGAAAGCGGCCTGATCGTCGACCCGCACACGGCCGACGGCCTCAAGGTGGCTTCCGAGCAGCCCGGCCCCGAGACCATGATCGTGCTGGAGACCGCGCTGCCGGCCAAGTTCGCCTCGACCCTGGTCGAGGCCCTGGGCCAGGAGCCGCCGCGGCCCGCCGGCCTGGAGGGCATCGAGGCCCTGCCCAAGCGCGTGCAGACCGTGCCGGCCTCGGTCCAGGTCGTCAAGGACTACGTGGCGGCCCACGCCCCCGCATGA
- the mobB gene encoding molybdopterin-guanine dinucleotide biosynthesis protein B yields MKAVGFCGYSGSGKTTLVEQMVGGLRARGLRVSVVKHAHHGFDIDQPGKDSWRHREAGAYEVVVSSSRRLAKVRSLDGEREPTAHELLAELGPCDWALVEGFKHADLPKIEVWRASTGRPVQYPADPHIRAIATDSRAALPQPTELPLLDLNDPEAVIAFLIGQAAHFHYTPRALPRLGF; encoded by the coding sequence CTGAAGGCCGTGGGCTTCTGCGGCTACTCCGGCTCGGGCAAGACCACGCTGGTCGAGCAGATGGTCGGCGGCCTGCGCGCGCGCGGCCTGCGCGTTTCGGTGGTCAAGCATGCCCACCACGGCTTCGACATCGACCAGCCCGGCAAGGACTCCTGGCGCCACCGCGAGGCCGGGGCCTACGAGGTCGTCGTCTCCTCCAGCCGCCGCCTGGCCAAGGTGCGCAGCCTGGACGGCGAGCGTGAGCCCACCGCGCATGAGCTGCTGGCCGAGCTGGGGCCCTGCGACTGGGCCCTGGTCGAAGGCTTCAAGCATGCCGACCTGCCCAAGATCGAGGTCTGGCGTGCCAGCACCGGCCGGCCGGTGCAGTACCCGGCCGATCCGCACATCCGCGCGATCGCGACCGACAGCCGCGCCGCGCTGCCACAGCCGACCGAGCTGCCGCTGCTGGACCTGAACGACCCCGAGGCCGTCATCGCCTTCCTGATCGGGCAGGCTGCGCATTTCCACTACACGCCCCGCGCGCTGCCCCGGCTCGGCTTCTGA
- a CDS encoding molybdopterin molybdotransferase MoeA, translating into MNRPAPKPLISLDEALARLLAQTPRLADVETIDSFEALGRVLAEDLVAPLDVPGMDNSAMDGYALRRADLLGPEGLARVLPVGQRVAAGHPCSPLAEGTAARLFTGAEIPPGADAVVPQEQAEALTLPDGRAAVRITAMPEVEAWIRRRGDDVRHGATVLATGTRLSAQALGLAASLGRATVQVRRRPRVALFSTGDELVMPGSLPPDQLPRGAIYNSNRHTLRGLLQAAGAVVTDLGIVPDRREATREALRAAAEAHDLILTSGGVSVGEEDHLKPAVEAEGRLDLWQVAMKPGKPLAFGAVRRPGAPVEAQGAAAEALFMGLPGNPVSSFVTFLLAVRPVLRALEGEPVRAPRPLQVPAAFDWPHPDRRREFLRARLDAAGQAHLFPSQSSAVLTSAVWAEGLVDVAAGQVIRAGDPVPYLPYAALL; encoded by the coding sequence ATGAACCGACCTGCCCCCAAGCCGCTGATCAGCCTGGACGAGGCCCTGGCCCGCCTGCTGGCGCAGACCCCGCGCCTGGCGGATGTCGAGACGATCGATAGCTTCGAGGCCCTGGGCCGCGTTCTGGCCGAGGATCTCGTCGCCCCGCTCGACGTGCCCGGCATGGACAACAGCGCGATGGATGGCTACGCCCTGCGCCGTGCCGACCTGCTCGGTCCCGAAGGCCTGGCCCGCGTGCTGCCGGTCGGCCAGCGGGTGGCGGCCGGCCATCCCTGCAGCCCGCTGGCCGAGGGCACGGCGGCACGGCTCTTCACCGGCGCCGAGATCCCGCCCGGCGCGGATGCCGTCGTGCCGCAGGAGCAGGCCGAGGCGCTCACCCTGCCGGATGGCCGCGCTGCCGTGCGCATCACCGCGATGCCCGAGGTCGAGGCCTGGATCCGCCGCCGCGGCGACGACGTGCGCCACGGCGCCACCGTGCTCGCCACCGGCACCCGGCTCAGCGCCCAGGCCCTGGGCCTGGCGGCCTCGCTGGGCCGGGCGACGGTTCAGGTGCGCCGTCGCCCGCGGGTGGCCCTGTTCTCCACCGGCGACGAGCTGGTGATGCCGGGCAGCCTGCCGCCCGATCAACTGCCGCGCGGCGCCATCTACAACTCCAACCGCCACACCCTGCGCGGCCTGCTGCAAGCGGCCGGTGCCGTGGTCACCGACCTCGGCATCGTGCCCGACCGCCGCGAGGCCACCCGCGAGGCCCTGCGCGCGGCGGCCGAGGCGCATGACCTGATCCTCACCTCCGGCGGCGTGTCGGTCGGCGAGGAAGACCATCTCAAGCCCGCCGTCGAGGCCGAAGGCCGGCTGGACCTGTGGCAGGTGGCGATGAAGCCCGGCAAGCCCCTGGCCTTCGGGGCGGTGCGCCGGCCCGGCGCCCCCGTCGAAGCCCAGGGCGCGGCGGCCGAGGCCCTGTTCATGGGCCTGCCCGGCAATCCGGTGTCGAGCTTCGTCACGTTCCTGCTGGCCGTGCGGCCGGTGCTGCGCGCGCTGGAGGGCGAGCCGGTGCGCGCGCCGCGCCCGCTGCAGGTGCCGGCCGCCTTCGACTGGCCGCACCCCGACCGCCGCCGCGAGTTCCTGCGCGCGCGGCTGGACGCCGCCGGCCAGGCCCATCTCTTCCCCAGCCAGTCCTCGGCCGTGCTGACCTCGGCGGTCTGGGCCGAGGGCCTGGTCGATGTGGCCGCCGGCCAGGTCATCCGCGCCGGCGATCCGGTGCCCTACCTGCCCTATGCCGCGCTGCTGTGA
- the moaD gene encoding molybdopterin converting factor subunit 1: protein MSTVHVRYFAALREALGPGETVARPEPATVAALRDALIARGGAHAERLARGRAVRMAVDQQMADEATPLREGAEVAFFPPVTGG from the coding sequence ATGAGCACCGTCCACGTCCGCTACTTCGCCGCCCTGCGCGAGGCCCTGGGCCCCGGCGAGACCGTGGCGCGGCCCGAGCCCGCCACCGTGGCCGCCCTGCGCGACGCCCTGATCGCCCGCGGCGGCGCCCATGCCGAGCGCCTGGCCCGCGGCCGCGCCGTGCGCATGGCCGTCGACCAGCAGATGGCCGACGAGGCCACGCCGCTGCGCGAGGGCGCGGAGGTCGCTTTCTTCCCTCCGGTGACCGGGGGATGA
- the moaE gene encoding molybdopterin synthase catalytic subunit MoaE gives MSSPRDTVTIQTADFDLGAEVARLREGDGGVGAVAAFIGTVRDRSEGASVSAMELEHYPGMTERAIEAMIEEARRRFALRGVRVIHRVGLLELGDQIVLVAVSSAHRGEAFQACEFLMDYLKTQAPFWKKETTPEGARWVDARVADDAALARWGIEARNA, from the coding sequence ATGAGCAGCCCGCGCGACACCGTCACCATCCAGACCGCCGACTTCGACCTCGGCGCCGAAGTGGCCCGCCTGCGCGAGGGCGATGGCGGCGTCGGTGCCGTCGCCGCCTTCATCGGCACCGTGCGCGACCGCAGCGAGGGCGCCAGCGTGTCCGCCATGGAGCTGGAGCACTACCCCGGCATGACCGAGCGGGCGATCGAAGCCATGATCGAGGAGGCCCGGCGCCGCTTCGCGCTGCGCGGCGTGCGGGTGATCCACCGCGTCGGCCTGCTTGAGCTGGGCGATCAGATCGTGCTGGTCGCCGTCAGCTCGGCCCACCGCGGCGAGGCCTTCCAGGCCTGCGAATTCCTGATGGACTACCTCAAGACCCAGGCGCCGTTCTGGAAGAAGGAAACCACGCCCGAGGGCGCGCGCTGGGTCGATGCCCGCGTGGCCGACGACGCCGCCCTGGCCCGCTGGGGCATCGAGGCGCGCAATGCCTGA
- a CDS encoding CrcB family protein, whose amino-acid sequence MSGAGPALWLQAAAVACGAAAGGLLRWGLGLLLNPLWAGFPLGTLFVNTVGGLLIGGLGAWFAQQPQELLRLLLVTGLLGGLTTFSAFSAESLALLQRGAPGLALLHTAAHLLGALACAAAGWALVHALLARG is encoded by the coding sequence ATGAGCGGCGCCGGCCCCGCCCTCTGGCTGCAAGCCGCGGCCGTGGCCTGTGGCGCCGCCGCGGGCGGCCTGCTGCGCTGGGGCCTGGGCCTGCTGCTGAATCCGCTGTGGGCCGGCTTTCCGCTCGGCACCCTCTTCGTCAACACGGTCGGCGGCCTGCTGATCGGCGGCCTCGGCGCCTGGTTCGCCCAGCAGCCGCAGGAGCTGCTGCGCCTGCTGCTGGTGACCGGCCTGCTCGGCGGGCTGACCACCTTCTCGGCCTTCTCGGCCGAATCCCTGGCCCTGCTGCAGCGCGGCGCCCCCGGCCTGGCCCTGCTGCACACGGCGGCCCACCTGCTGGGCGCGCTGGCCTGCGCGGCGGCGGGCTGGGCCTTGGTGCACGCCCTGCTGGCGCGCGGCTGA